Genomic DNA from Chitinophaga lutea:
AGTAGTGGTGCTGGGCGACCGCCTGCGCGGGCAGGCCAAAGCGCTCAACCAGCAGAAGAACAATCCCAATGTGACCAACATCGTATCGGCCGACCAGATCGGCCGTTTCCCCGATGCCAACATCGGCGATGCCATCAAACGCATTCCCGGCATCACTATGCAGAACGACCAGGGCGAGGCGCGTAATATCATCATCCGCGGCCTGGCGCCCGAGCTGAATGCCGTGACCCTGAACGGCGACCGCATCCCGTCCGCCGAAGGCGACAACCGCCGGGTACAGATGGACCTTATCCCTTCCGACATGGTGCAGACCATCGAAGTGAATAAAACGCTCACCCCCGATATGGACGCCGACGCCATCGGCGGTTCCGTGAACCTCGTGACGCGTGCCACACCTAATGGCCCAAGGGTTTCCGCTACCTTGTCCGGCGGCTTTAATCCCATCCGCAACAAACCGCTCTACAATGCATCGCTCGTGTTGGGCAACCGCTTTTTTCAAAACAGGTTCGGCGCGGTATTGAGCGCATCGTACAATAACAACGATTACGGTTCCGACAATGTGGAGGCCGTGTGGGCGAAAGACGATAAAGACAAGGTGTTCACCGAAGAGATAGAAATCCGCAAGTATTATGTACAGCGCGTTCGCCGGAGCCTCTCCGCCGCGCTGGATTACAGGATCAATTCCAGCAACACGGTATACGCCAATGCCATGTACAACTGGCGCGACGACCGGGAGAACCGCTACCGCCTCCGGATGGTGGACATTGAGCCCGAATACGACGCCAGCGACAACCTCACCGGCTATGCCGCAACGCTGCGCCGCGAAACCAAAGGCGGCATCGACAACGGGCGTAATAAAAACAGGCGGCTCGAAGACCAGCGGGTACAGAATTATTCTCTCCGCGGCGAGCACCTGATCGGCAGCAAAGTAGACCTCGACTGGGCCGCCAGTTATTCCACCGCCAGCGAAGACCGTCCCAATGAGCGTTACATGGAGTTCCAGCAGAAAGACGTACCCGTGTCGCTCGATTTATCCGATCTCCGTTTCCCGAACCTCACTTCACAGGGAAGCACTCCCAATGATTTTAAGTTTAAAGGTCTGTCGGAGAACCACGACTACACCCGTGAAAACGAACTGGGCCTGAAACTGAACCTGCGTTTCCCTTTCAGCGTGCTGCCCGATCAGAAGGGGCGGCTGAGAGCAGGGGGAAGGCTGCGCCTGAAAGATAAAAAGCGTGCGAACAATTTCTTCGAATACGAGCCGGTGACGGATTTCGGCAAACTCTCTTCCATTCCGCTGTACACCAGCGACGGGAAAGGGTTTCAGCCCGGGAAAAAATACAATCCCGGTTCGTTCGTCAAAAATTCTTTCCTCGGCGGGCTTGCATTGACCAACCCTGCACTGTTCGAACAGAACGACAATCCCGCCGAATATCTCGCCGTTAACTTTACTGCGAAAGAAACCATCATGGCCGGTTATCTCCGCTGGGACCAGGATCTGTCGTCCCGCCTGTCGATGATCGCCGGGGTGCGTTTTGAAAATACGAACATCGATTATAAGGGGAACGTGGTGGAAGACGAGGAAGAGCTGGCCGGTACGCGCAGCGTGAAGAACAGCTACCTCAACGTGTTGCCCGGTTTGTCTTTCAAATACGATGTGAACAGCCAGACCGTGCTCCGCCTCGCCGCGACCACTTCCATCGCCCGCCCGAACTATTACGATATTGCCCCTTACCTGAGCAGTGTGGCCGACGATGAAGCGCTGACCGCCGGTAATCCCAATCTGAAGGCGGCCTACGCCTGGAACTTCGACCTCATGGCCGAGCATTATTTCAAATCCGTCGGCATCCTTTCCGGGGGCGTGTTTTACAAGCACATCCGCGATTTCATTTACATGTACAGCGACCAGCAATATTCCACCGAAAAATTCGCCGCCGAATATCCTGCTGAAAAGAACCCCGTGCCCGCCGGCGAACGCTGGACGTACAAACAGGCCCGCAACGGGAACAGTGTGAAGGTGTACGGGTTTGAAGTGGCCCTGCAGCGCCAGCTCGATTTCCTGCCCGGTTTCCTCAAAGGTTTCGGGGTGTATATGAACTATACCTACACCAAATCCTCCGCCGAAGGCGTGTACAACGGCGATGGCGAAAAACGCACCGGTGTGACGTTGCCCGGCACCGCGCCGCACATGTTCAATGCATCGCTGTCGTATGAGAACAAACGTTTCTCCGCGCGTTTATCCGGCAACTATGCCGCCGCTTACCTCGACGAACTGGGCGGATCCGCTTTCGACGACCGTTATTACGACAAACAGTTCTTCCTCGACGCCAATGCCTCTTTCAAACTGACGCGCCAGCTGCGCGTGTTTGCCGAAGCGAACAATCTCACCAACCAGGTGTTGCGTTATTACCAGGGCGTTTCAGACAGAACGATGCAGGCGGAGTTTTACCGGCCGAGGTATAATTTCGGGTTTAAGTTTGACTTGTGATCGGGGCAGCTGCCAACGCAAAGATGTAGTTATTGCGTGTGATGTCTGTATGTGCCGGTTTGTGGTGATGTGTCTCGTTGATGCCGTGCCGGGCACAGGAGTCGAAGCACATGGCTCCGGTTGAATTTGTTCACCTGATTAAAGGAAATTGAATGTTAAGAAGCTATATAATTATTGTTACAGCGTTTTTATGTGCCTGCGAACCGGGCAGGGCGCCCGTTCGCGCCGATGCATTGAAGCCGGCGGTTGTTACCGAAGCCGTTGCGCACGATACCGATGACCCCGCCATCTGGATCAATGCAGCCGATACGCTGAAAAGCCTCATCATCGGCACCGATAAAGACAGCGACGGGGCGTTGTACGCCTTTGATCTCGATGGCAGGATTGTTCGTAAAGCAGGAGACCTTCGCCGCCCCAACAATGTGGATATTGCTTACGGTCTGCTGATCGGCGGCCGCCGGATAGATGTTGCCGTACTCACCGAAAGGGAAACGAACAAACTCCGTGTGTTCAAACTGCCGGAACTGACGCCGATCGACAATGGCGGCATCCCGGTATTTGAAGGCGCTGAAGAGCGGGCGCCGATGGGTATTGCGCTGTACACCCGCCCGGCTGATTCCACGATATTCGCGATTGCGGGCCGGAAGAGCGGTCCTGCCGATCAATACCTCTGGCAATACCGCCTCGAAGACGACGGCCACGGTGCCGTGAAAGGCTCGCTGGTCAGGAAGTTCGGGCAGTACAGCGGCAAAAAGGAAATCGAAGCGATCGCCGTTGATAACAAGCCCGGGTATGTGTATTACTCAGACGAAACCGTGGGTATCCGAAAATACTTCGCCGATCCGGATTCATCGTCTGCCCAGCTGGCGCTGTTCGGTACAACCGGGTTTGCTTCCGATCATGAAGGAATTTCCATTTACCCGTTAACGGACAGCACCGGTTACATTCTCGTGTCGAACCAGCAGGCGAATACTTTCATGGTGTTCCGGCGGGACAACCAAGCCTTCGTGACCGAAGTACCGGTATCGACGGTGGAGAGCGACGGGTCCGAGGTGACGGCGGTACCATTAGGGCCGAGGTTCCCCAAGGGGATGCTGGTGGCGATGAGTAACGGGAAGGTGTTTCATTATTATTCGTGGGAGGATTTTGAGGGGAGGATAAAGAAATGAGATGGGGGATAGGAGGGACGTGTAGTCCCTCCTTTTTTTTGAGACTTCTAATACTCGTTTAGAAAAGACAGCCACTATTCCTTACAAATATGTTTGTAAGCTCGTTATGACTTAATTTCTGTTAAAGATTGTTTTGTATATCTGCGATTTTCATATCTTTAATCGACAAGTAAAGTCTAGTGCCGAAAATCTGCTTTAATACCGCTATTCTTGCTCGTAGTTCTCCTATTTAGAAGAGGCAAATGTTGGTTCTTTCTGAACCACTTATGTTATGCTCCCCGAAGAACATTTTTAACCTCGTAATCCCATTTTCTATGAAACGACTAATGCTCTGCTATTTAGCCTTTATTCTTTTTACATCCTGCCTGACTACCAAAAACTATGTCGAAACAAATTACTATGAAATTGTGCCGGAACTTGGCTACCATCTTTACGCAACAAGCGCATGTAAAGGTGAAACGATAGGATTTATTCCTGCAGGTGTGCCTGTTTACACCAAATATCCTGGCCGAAAGAAAAGTGTGCTTATATCTTATGGTTCACTAAGCGGCTATGTAAGAGTGCTGAAATACGGAAAATCAAAAAATACTGGCTATACAATATTACCAGCTGAGTGGATTGAGACGCAGAATAAACAACTTGCTGAGTACAATAAAAAGAAAAGCAGTATTCAAAGCAGCTCTTTGTCCGGAACTTCAACGGGTGGCTCAGTTCAGGTTAAAGGCTATTATCGGAAGGACGGAACATACGTGCGGCCACACACGCGAAGTGCTCCAACAAGAAAATATTAAAGTGGTTTGAATTCGAGTTTATTGCGGGAGGCAAAATGCTCCCGCCCGCTTCCGCACACCCCCCTGTACCGAAACCGAACAAAGTAGAAATATTTCTCAGTATAAATTGATGTATATTAGATAGTTGAATCACTGGCACATTATTTTCAACACCACGTCCGTATGTTTACCAACTATCTTAAAATCGCCTGGCGGAACATCATCCGCAACAAATCGTTCTCGGCCATCAACATCCTCGGCCTGGCCGCCGGTCTTGCCTGCAGCCTGCTGATCATGCTGTGGGTGCAGGACGAACGGGGGGTGGATGCGTTCCATACCAACGGCGACCGCCTGTACCAGGTGTACGAGCGCAGTACGTTCGACGGTAAAACGGAAGGGATGTATAACACACAGGGGCTGCTGGCGCAGGAACTGAAAAACGTGATCCCGGAAGTGGAGTACGCCAGCGGGTTGGAATCGAACGGCACAGCCACGTTCGAGGCGGGCGACCGTATCGGGAAAATGACGGGCTCCTTTGCGGGAGAAGACTTCTTCTCCATGTTCACCTATCCATTGCTGGAAGGGACGGCGCAAACCGCACTCAATACGCCGGAGGCGGTGGCGATTTCCCGGAAAATGGCGGAACAGTTTTTCGGCAGCGCGGCAAAAGCGGTGGGGCAGCCCATCCGTTTTGAAAATAAACTCAACCTCACCGTCACGGCGGTTTTCGATAACCTGCCGGTCAATTCCACGCATCAGTTCGACTTCGTACGATCATGGAAAGCGTTCGTGCAGGAAAACGTCTGGGTCCATAACTGGAGCAATACCAGTCCTGCTACTTATGTGCAGCTGCGCGCCGGGGCGGACGCTGCAAAGGTGAGCACCAAAATCAAAGACTTTATTTACCGCTATAAAGGCAAACAACCGGAAATGGTGGTGGAGCTCGACTTGCAGCCATTCCGCGAAAGGTACCTGCACTCCGCTTTCGAAAACGGCACAATCAGCGGCGGGCGTATCGAATATGTACGGATGCTGAGCGTGGTGGCGGTGTTTATCCTGCTGATCGCCTGCATCAACTTCATGAACCTCGCCACGGCGCGCTCTGCAAAACGTGCGAAGGAAGTGGGCGTGCGGAAGGTGGTAGGGGCGCAACGTTCGGCGCTCATCGGGCAGTTCGTGGGAGAGGCGCTGATGCTGACCTTCTTTGCCGTACTGGTGTCGCTGTTTGTGGTGGTCTGTATCCTGCCGGCGTTCAGCCAGCTCACGGGTAAACAGTTAAGCCTGCCGGTAGGCCAGCCGTTTTTCTGGCTGGCTCTGACGGGGTTGATGATCGTGACGGGTTTTGTGGCGGGCAGTTACCCGGCTGTTTTCCTCAGCAGCCTCAAGCCGGCGCGTGTATTGAAGGGCAGCCTGAAGTTCGGGCAGGGGCCGGCGATATTCCGGAAAAGCCTCGTGGTGTTGCAATTCACGCTCACCATCGTGCTGCTGATCGGGATGATCGTGATGTACCGGCAGATGGACTACTTCCGGTCCCGAAACCTGGGATACGACCGGGAGAACCTGCTGTATATACCGTTGGAAGGCAACCTCCTGCAGCAGTTCGACCTGTTCAGGGAAGAAGCGGGCCGGCTGCCG
This window encodes:
- a CDS encoding ABC transporter permease yields the protein MFTNYLKIAWRNIIRNKSFSAINILGLAAGLACSLLIMLWVQDERGVDAFHTNGDRLYQVYERSTFDGKTEGMYNTQGLLAQELKNVIPEVEYASGLESNGTATFEAGDRIGKMTGSFAGEDFFSMFTYPLLEGTAQTALNTPEAVAISRKMAEQFFGSAAKAVGQPIRFENKLNLTVTAVFDNLPVNSTHQFDFVRSWKAFVQENVWVHNWSNTSPATYVQLRAGADAAKVSTKIKDFIYRYKGKQPEMVVELDLQPFRERYLHSAFENGTISGGRIEYVRMLSVVAVFILLIACINFMNLATARSAKRAKEVGVRKVVGAQRSALIGQFVGEALMLTFFAVLVSLFVVVCILPAFSQLTGKQLSLPVGQPFFWLALTGLMIVTGFVAGSYPAVFLSSLKPARVLKGSLKFGQGPAIFRKSLVVLQFTLTIVLLIGMIVMYRQMDYFRSRNLGYDRENLLYIPLEGNLLQQFDLFREEAGRLPGILSVSRMRNSPTVIGHHSNGIEWPGKPDGVAVSFADAVVGYDFVKTLNLQVKAGRDFSRAYGADSSGFLVNESAVKKMGLADPIGQPVTWGNRKGSIIGVLKDFHFNSMHQAIEPLIVRLDENFKWGTVLVRTAAGKTQEALTGLEKLSKTINPKFPFTYQFSDLEYNRLYKSEAVVSKLAGVFAFLAIFISCLGLFGLAMFTAEQRTKEIGVRKVMGASVPDIIRLLSKDFLKPVVIAMLIGFPLAWYTMYRWLQGFAYQTDMVWWVFGLAAFVTVSIATLTVSMQSLRAALTNPVKSLKAES
- a CDS encoding phytase gives rise to the protein MLRSYIIIVTAFLCACEPGRAPVRADALKPAVVTEAVAHDTDDPAIWINAADTLKSLIIGTDKDSDGALYAFDLDGRIVRKAGDLRRPNNVDIAYGLLIGGRRIDVAVLTERETNKLRVFKLPELTPIDNGGIPVFEGAEERAPMGIALYTRPADSTIFAIAGRKSGPADQYLWQYRLEDDGHGAVKGSLVRKFGQYSGKKEIEAIAVDNKPGYVYYSDETVGIRKYFADPDSSSAQLALFGTTGFASDHEGISIYPLTDSTGYILVSNQQANTFMVFRRDNQAFVTEVPVSTVESDGSEVTAVPLGPRFPKGMLVAMSNGKVFHYYSWEDFEGRIKK
- a CDS encoding TonB-dependent receptor, coding for MKTFLSFLLLSCLSIAGYAQGTGLVTGQVIDNNQHLSLPGATLRLHPGNHYTVSNQQGRFEFLGVPAGSYTLKVTYIGYERASQSVDVKAGANAVVNFKLEAGGISGNEVVVLGDRLRGQAKALNQQKNNPNVTNIVSADQIGRFPDANIGDAIKRIPGITMQNDQGEARNIIIRGLAPELNAVTLNGDRIPSAEGDNRRVQMDLIPSDMVQTIEVNKTLTPDMDADAIGGSVNLVTRATPNGPRVSATLSGGFNPIRNKPLYNASLVLGNRFFQNRFGAVLSASYNNNDYGSDNVEAVWAKDDKDKVFTEEIEIRKYYVQRVRRSLSAALDYRINSSNTVYANAMYNWRDDRENRYRLRMVDIEPEYDASDNLTGYAATLRRETKGGIDNGRNKNRRLEDQRVQNYSLRGEHLIGSKVDLDWAASYSTASEDRPNERYMEFQQKDVPVSLDLSDLRFPNLTSQGSTPNDFKFKGLSENHDYTRENELGLKLNLRFPFSVLPDQKGRLRAGGRLRLKDKKRANNFFEYEPVTDFGKLSSIPLYTSDGKGFQPGKKYNPGSFVKNSFLGGLALTNPALFEQNDNPAEYLAVNFTAKETIMAGYLRWDQDLSSRLSMIAGVRFENTNIDYKGNVVEDEEELAGTRSVKNSYLNVLPGLSFKYDVNSQTVLRLAATTSIARPNYYDIAPYLSSVADDEALTAGNPNLKAAYAWNFDLMAEHYFKSVGILSGGVFYKHIRDFIYMYSDQQYSTEKFAAEYPAEKNPVPAGERWTYKQARNGNSVKVYGFEVALQRQLDFLPGFLKGFGVYMNYTYTKSSAEGVYNGDGEKRTGVTLPGTAPHMFNASLSYENKRFSARLSGNYAAAYLDELGGSAFDDRYYDKQFFLDANASFKLTRQLRVFAEANNLTNQVLRYYQGVSDRTMQAEFYRPRYNFGFKFDL